CAGAAGCCCAGGTCCCTCAATAGAAAATACTGCTTTTTCCCTTGGGTAACTCTACTATCCCCACCTGGAGGAATGGGAAGAATTTTGCCAACACAGAACAAAATCTAGATATACATCTATTCTTCTAAACCAACTGACGTATCCTTCGCCAAGGGCCTCTGCTGCTTGGTATGCCCACTGTTCACTagtggaggagcaggagaggaatattatgaaaaacagtaCTTAGGGAATGGGGACACTTATGAGAAGAGAAAAACTACTCTGGGTTGGtttatcagcattttttttcttctttacgtCACTACTTCCCACACTTCAGTAGATAACAGGAAAAGGAAACATGCATTTCAATCATGAGCTTTAAAGGTTCACAATAAAAGGGTCATATACTTTTTCCTCCCAGAATTCCCCTTACCcagtaaatgattaaataaaacaaacttttcatttttattctagtttttatttagatctttattaATTGGACCTATAACTTCTCCCTCTTGGTTACAGTGTCATAGGAtctctaataaatacaaaaaacaagcaaattgTACGACAGGTTATGAACTTGATACTGGCACTAATGGTCATGAAACACCAAACTTACATAACTACTGAGGTAATGAATAATCTAAGTGTTAATCTTCTTGTTCTATGGTTTACTCTTGTCAAACCAGCAGATCTATCCTAGGTTTGATGATTGATTATGCCTAGAGTTGATGTGTTACAGTTTTTGAAGAATTGCCTTTTCTTCTACTTTTGGTATTTTCTAAGTTAGGCTGCTGGATGATTTTTCCACAGGAGTTCCTCTTGCAATATGAGTATTGAAGTGGTTATTAAGCACTTTCTTGCTACCAGCATCCAGGCCTCTgtagaatttgtcttttttctgaaatgtaccctctttttcttgcatttttggCTTATGCTCTGCTGATAGCTTCtgttttttcttgtccttttcacCGTTTTTCTGAATTGGCTTCTCTTGCAGAGTTCCCTCTTTCTGATGATGGAGTTCCTTGAGAAGCTCTATTCTCTGCTGTAAGATCTGACATTCATTTTCCAGCAAAGCTGAAATCAAATGCAATGAATATGTGTCATGTTCCAGTTTTTTCACTTGTTCCTCCAGTTCATGCTGAGCTGACACCTTCTCATTTGATTGAGTTTGGAAATGTGCTccattatttttaagagtttcttGTATATCTTTCTGAGATTTCTGATATGTTCTTATTAGTTCACTGAGCTCAGCATGTTGCACATTCCAGTGTTCTGCTTCCTGTAGTAACTGCTCCATGTTGTTCCTAAGtttgatattttcttcttgaacATGAGGGAgtctatattttgctttttccttacTTAACTGAGTTTCATCAAGGGCTCTGTTTTCTTCTGAACAATTTACCAAATCACTTCTAAAGACTTGTACCGTGTCCTTACAGTTCTGGTTTTCCACTATCATCTGTTTTTTtgcattctcttctttctctaggTCTGAGCAACCAAGCAGGTTGTTCAATAACACTTCATTTATCTTATCAAgttctctgattttttctttaagttctgACACATCCTCAGAAATACTGATTTCCTCAAAAGAATCTTTGACTTCTGTGATCTTTTCTTCATTACTTGTCACATTTTTAATGatatctttaatatcttttaagAGATTTTCAAACTTCTGTGCAGTCTGTTGTTCAGCTACTTGATGGTCACTATTgtttggggaagggagaaaacaCCAGGAGACAGGAGGAAGTGATCCAATTTCAAATAAGGCAAGGATAATCCTAGGGCCCAAAGACTCTTGATTGAGACCGGGAGTTGGCTTAAGAGTTTTGGAGAGGGTGGACACTTCCATCTCAGCTGAGTTAGGAGGGGCTGGTGATTAGAGCATGTGGCAAGCAGAAAAGCCTTAAAGTCTCCAGGAAGAGAATGTGGTAGTCCTCTTTGCAAAAGGGTAGAGAATGTGGAACTAAGCAGAAGTCGAGAGACCAGAGTTAAGGTCTGAAACCAAGGAGATGATGATTAGGTGAAAGGTGACATTTCAGATGACCTAGGGGGGAAGGAGGGTGAGAAAGGGGACCAGGAGCTAGGGCTCCATCTGTCCTTCTCCAAGCTTCTGGTGTCTACTCCCTGACCCTAGCAACTAGGTCTTTATTTTGTCACTGTACTATCATAGCCTATCTccagcttctgtttctttttgtcaCAATAGAAGCCCCTTAAACCCCTGCCCAGTGACTCATGAATCAAAACCAACCTTGAACTATTCCTAGTCTTCTGCCCAGAAAGATCTTTATGCCTGTCCTTTCCCTCCCTACTTTTCTAGGTTTTTATTCAACTTGTTCTAACTGTATTCCGTGACCTCCCTATGTCATTTCCACTACTTACAAACCCAAACTCAACTgaagtatgttttgttttgttttgttttgttttgttttaccaccGAAGTGCATGGTGTGAGAAATCTTCCCTGGACTTTCATAGCACCTGGAGCTTATTGATCCCATTCTAGGAGAGATGTTACCATAAAAGAAAGCAGAACCCAAAAGTATTGCGTGTTTTTGTGAgtttagagaaataattttaaaaatcgctccatttgaaaatattttattgcagggggatccctgcgtggctcagcagtttggcgcctgcctttggcccagggcgcaatcctggagtcccgggatcgagtcccgcatcgggctccctgcatggagcctgcttctccctctgcctgtgtctctgcctctctctctctctctctctctctatgtctatcatgaataaataaataaataaatcttaaaaaaaaagaaaagaaaatattttactgcaGTAAAAAGAGAATATCTGAATGGTTTCTTAATGCAATCACAAACTGGGACTTTTCTTGGCTTCAAATACAAGCATCCTTTAAGACAGGTTAAGTAAAAGCTTGCTCCTGATTCATTTACAGGTGATATAAAATTGTAATCATTTAATCAATTTAATCAATTAAATCCTGTAGTGGGCTTTGTCTTTTAGCCTAAGAGTCAGGACCTTGAGAAtattaaattcaaagaaaacattCCTTAAGTGAGCCTTTTTCTTGGCCTTCAAAGTCTTGTTAGCAAGTACTTTACTAACTACAATTTTGCTTCCAATATTAAGGGGAAACTCACACTCTAGTAggctttgtggatttttttttttatttgccttagAGAAAACAAgcttatgcttttttctttcatagctACCAACTCACTCTGCTTTTAATTTCCTTGAGCCTCGTGCTCATCTTCCAGCCGGCTGGGCTCAGAGCTGTTGCCTCTTGGCTGTCTGAAGATAATAAccatctttcttttctacttGAAGAAGGAACACCTTTTCTAATTCATAGAAGCTAGTAATTGCCCTTTTGCTTTCATTCTATGTCTTAAGTTCCAAATTTTGTTGCTATTTCACCTTTGGCTCAAACCATCACTTAAGATAAtgttttaatcttcacaataaggGAAGTTTTTTCCCTGATTTGGTAATTAATTTCTGCCTTTTGCATtgtaatcagaaaataaaatatttctaccttttgaaattgatattttctcttaaattatcAGTGTTCATTTATGTTTCATGGGtacttgaaaaatgtattttttatttactatgcTTGTGGCTTTTCATGCTTTTGGACATAAATCTGATAttacctttgttttaaatttttttggaaacTGGTTTGAAGGTGGCTTGCTCAAGATACTGAGATAATATTTTTTCAGCAAAGgaggttttaaatatttccttcctccttacAGGTATAatgaatttcaaataatatttctgtTAATTTTGCTGAAATTAGAGTTCACTATAGATGCTGAAAGATATCTGGagtggtgtctttttttttattgacccATATTCTCGGTGGGTAACTATGAAAATTAAACAGATTTAGACTGTCTTACAATTGCTGACAACTAAGTTTCCAATAGCTTAAtgacttataaaaaaagaaacgctgaaatgagtcagagaaagacaaataccacatgatttcacttatatgtggagtttaagaaacaaaacaaatgagcaaggggaaaaaatgagagagagacaaaccaagaaacaaactctcaactgtagaggacaaactgatagttaccagagggaggtgggtgagagcATGGGTGAAACAGGAGATGGGGTTtgcttgctgtgatgagcactggatgctgTATGAAAATGTTGAATCCCTATATCataaacctgaaactaaaattacaAGTATGTTagctctactggaattaaaagaaaataaaaacttaaaaaaaaaaacgcaaaaagctgtttttaaaatgttagaaaaaaacttgaatggaattttctctctctttaaaatcagTTTGCCTTAACAAAAACATAAATCGTATCAATGTGTACATGATGTCAGAGGTCTTACTGCTGGTGATGTTAACCTTGGTCACTTTACTAAATGATATCTGCTGTATCTAACACTATAAAATCACTCTTTCCCTTTGTAATTTTCAAACATCTTGGGAGAGATATTTTGACACTATGAAAGTATTCTGTTTCTCCTCAAACTTTTGCCCATGTGGCATAATTTTAGTGTATGGAGATGGGTTTTTCCTGCAACAATCATTACAGTGGTGATctaatggtgattttctatttctttttttttttttaagattttatttacttatttattcatgagagacacagagagagagagagaggcagaggcacaggtagagggagaagcaggctccatgcagggagctcgatgtgggactcgatcctgggtctccaggatcaggtctgggctgaaggcggcgctaaaccactgggccactcaggcgtcccaagattttctatttctgtcattccttttatatttgttgattgtaattattttgtaaagaactatcttgggacgcctgggtggctcagcggtttagcgccgccttcagcccagacctgatcctggagacccaggatcgagtcccacgtccggctccctgcatggagcctgcttctctctccgcctgtgcctctgcctctctctctctctccctctgtgtctctcatgaataaataaataaataaaatcttaaaaaaaaaaagagagagaaagctatCTCTTTTCAGTATTTACTTATTCCTTCATTTGAGCATGTGTTTATAGATGCatggattcatggatatttattttatttggggggtTATAATTGAATACtataattcattttcttgatcagatatataagaataattttaatttgatgaaaatttttgtgtataattAAGTATATTTTCGTTTCGTGTAATTGTTCTAATTCTTcagtaatttcattttgttttgaatcCAAAGCAATAGCTGATTATGACTATTTAAAGATCTTTATAGTCACAAAGGAATCTATGCCGGGTGTGATTTTAAACAAAACGACTTGTATGATTGCTTTTATATGTAGTAATGTACTTGTGTGTAGCCAGTTAGAGGTAAAATTGtctgaaaatgtgaaatttttatttaaacaagcAAAATACAGATAAAACTGGACACATTGATTAGCCAGTGTTCCTCTGCATGACCTCTTTTCTTGGACCACCAGGTGGTGCTGTTGGCTTTCAACATTATAGAAGTTGCTgaggggtttttgtttggtttttaaatattcaattcaGAATTAGTGATATATCACAGAGATAGTCTCGTCTAGAGccgttttttttcccccagagtttgagctaagtgacttgcccagagtcacttAGCCCTGCTAGTTATGATGAGAGCACACATTAGAGTTAAACTTGTAGGGGAGGCGGGTTCTGCAGATGAGGAGGCtgtggaagaatttttaaatatctattaacTGTTACATGAAAAGGGGTTATGTGGAAAAGCAGGTTTTCAAAACTGATGAGACTGGCTTGTTTTACAAGATGTTGGCAAACAAACCTATATAACACAAACGGTATTTCTATGGGCAAAAATGTGACCAGAGACTCACAAGAATTTAACCTTGTATTTCCCTTGAAGCGATTATTTAGTATTTGCTAATTCAAAGTTGGCAGCAACTTTATAGAACATTACTGCAAAGAACAAGATTTGACTGTATATAGAAGTAACAACAAAAAGTGCAAACTTACATTCTAAAAACTACAAAGtatcattgaaagaaattaaagaagaaaaacatctcatgttcatggatttgaAGACTTGATATTGTTAAGATAGCAATatttcccaaattgatctacagagtcaataaaatttctatcaaaatcccagttcTCCTGGTTTGGCAGaactgacaagctgatcctaaaattcatatggaaattcaagaGATCcagaaatagccaaaacaatcatgaaaaataaaatagggggatccctgggtggctcagcagtttagcgcctgcctttggcccagggcctgatcctggagtcctgggatcgggtcacACGtcagggtccttgcatggagcctgcttctccctctgcctgtgtctctgcctctctgtgtctttaaaaaaatgaaaaagaaaacatagtagGAAAATtcacatgacctcattttaagatttactttatagacatagtaatcaagacagtgtggtattggtgaaggGACAgacaacacatagatcaatagaacacaaGAGAGAGCCCTGAAgtagacccacacaaatacaaCCAACTGATTTCTATCAAAGGGAATTCAATCAAATGGTGCTCCACAGATTGGATATCTGTATGTGAAAAACAATACATACCTGATACCTTACCAAAAAAATTTAACTCTATGGGGATTATGGAGTGAAGTTGCtatgatgagccctgggtattgtatggaaatgccaaattactatgttgtatacctgaaactaatatcacactgtatgttaattaacaggaacttaaataaaaactttaaaaattttaactctaagggctcctgggtggctcactgggttaagtatctgcctttggctggccAGGGTcttggtcccagagtcctgggattgagccctgggttgggcttttgtgtcagtggggagcctgcttctccctctccctctgcttctctgccccacttgtgctctctctctcccaaataaataaataataacttaaaaaaaaatctaactctaAATGGATCATATACTTAAATGTTCAaactaaaatttctagaagaaaacagaaaatctgtgTGCCCTGGATTTGGTgttgactttttagatacaatgcCAAAAGCATAATGCATGAAATTAAAGTTTGATGAATTGGAATTTCTGAAAATCAAAACTTTTCATTTAGTGAAAGACACTGTGAGGTGAATGAAatgacaagccacagactgggagaaaatatttgtaaatcatatatgcAATTAAAGACCTAtaaccagggggatccctgggtggctcagcggtttagtgcctgcctggcccagggcatgatcctggagtcctggggtggagtcccacatcagactccctgcatggggcctgcttctccctctgcctatgtctctgcctctcatgaataaataaataaaatcttaaaaaaaaaattgttaactgttttaaaaaaagacctataACCAGACCTATAATAGGTTGCTGACCTATTAAAAGtcagcaacaagaaaacaaacagcccaatttaaaaactggacaaaatatctGACCATAATACTTTAGCAAAGAAGATAATATCGATGGAAGATAATTTCCCAATTTCTCACAGTGTTAGCATAGACTTATCAAAATAACATAGCAGTCATGCTCCTGGGTGTTTATCTAACTGATCTGAAaatttatgtctacacaaaaacctgatatttatagcatctttattcaCAATCACCCCAAATTgcaagcaaccaaaatgtccttgaataggtgaatggataaattgtggtataaATGATAGAAAACTATTCAGCAAGAAAACAGGAGCTCACTCTTCATCCacacaataacatggatgaatcttaaatgtattttgttaattgataaaagaaaaaaaacagtctggAAAGACTGTATATTGAATCATTCCATTTATAATGATGGGGGACCAGTGGACtagctgaggacagagcacaCTGAtgagtccttgaaacaggcagagggaccttcctccagggactcaactgcctcgatgttcagactttgctaagggcagaggCAAgcttagcccgacccccaggagcctgtccgtctactttaacatataaaaattcctttagaaattcctTTAGCTCTGCCCCCAGCACACGTGTGGGCAATCATCCCCAAGCACGTGGCCCACCGGTACAGATCTgtagggtctcatgactcaggtttcaTTAGATGGTGGTAAGTGGCCTTTTCCTACAACAGCTGCCCCTCGAGGTCCTGGAAACCCGGCTTCCAAAGCTCCTTAGGGAGGACGCGCTCCCCAACCCTCCCTCTCCCAGGGGTACAAtcagcctcccctcccaggcccaggcagccctcttcctgcccacagctcctgtccccaggctttaataaaaccacccttttgcaccaaagacatctcaagagtTCTTTCTTGGTGGTGGGTTCTGGACCTCCCCCTACCAAACGTCACCTACATTCCAGAACTTTATCACAAGATGttatggaaaaggcaaaactgtagtgATGAAAAACAGATCAGTGGATTCCAGGGATTAGAAGGAGAAGGGGTTAACTAGAAAAAGCACAGGGTATTCTTTAGGCTAATGCAATTAACCTGTATGGGAATAGGTATATGACTacgcatttgtcaaaacccatagaagcTATAGCAGAGGGaaccctaggtggctcagccgtttggcgcctgccttcgggccagggcattatcctggagtcctgggatggaatcccatgtcaggttccctgcatggaggctgcttcttccctgtgtcactgtgtgtgtgtgtgtgtgatgaataaatgaataaaatctttaaaaaaaaactatagcagAAAGAGTAAACTATAAtgtataaaaaagttttaaaaatcaatcaggaaaaaaaatcaatcaggaGGTCAAAGGATACAAGGGGTGAAATTCAGATTGTGACAATGCTTAATGACGTGCCCCCCAAAAGTAGAgtatgggaagggggaaatgaAAGTAATTTTATATTGGAGAAACCTGGCAAATACTATTTGGGCTGTTCTCATCAGTGCTGAATCATGGCAATAGCATGTACCCCTGATGTAATGAGAATGGGCCTTCATCTCTATGGCATTCTTCCTCCAAACCCATTACCCGTAGTCTAACCACAAGGAAAACATTAGGCAAAAAGCAAATTGAGATACatttacaaaatacctgaccagtgttcttttttttttttttttttaagatttatttatttattcattcatgagagacacacagagagaggcagaaacataggcagagggagaagcaggctccctgcgggagctggatgtgggactcaatcctgggagcctgggattatgccctgaggcaaaggtagatgcccaaccactgagacacccgggtATCCCCTGACCAGTG
The Canis lupus baileyi chromosome 2, mCanLup2.hap1, whole genome shotgun sequence genome window above contains:
- the SPZ1 gene encoding spermatogenic leucine zipper protein 1, which encodes MEVSTLSKTLKPTPGLNQESLGPRIILALFEIGSLPPVSWCFLPSPNNSDHQVAEQQTAQKFENLLKDIKDIIKNVTSNEEKITEVKDSFEEISISEDVSELKEKIRELDKINEVLLNNLLGCSDLEKEENAKKQMIVENQNCKDTVQVFRSDLVNCSEENRALDETQLSKEKAKYRLPHVQEENIKLRNNMEQLLQEAEHWNVQHAELSELIRTYQKSQKDIQETLKNNGAHFQTQSNEKVSAQHELEEQVKKLEHDTYSLHLISALLENECQILQQRIELLKELHHQKEGTLQEKPIQKNGEKDKKKQKLSAEHKPKMQEKEGTFQKKDKFYRGLDAGSKKVLNNHFNTHIARGTPVEKSSSSLT